The Rhizobium etli 8C-3 genome has a segment encoding these proteins:
- a CDS encoding ABC transporter permease yields the protein MRALLLVAPLMLFLVAIFIVPIGMLLTRSVDNREVARTLPNTVAMLSSWDGRTVPDEAIYAALATDLKASSREDVAEIAKRLNYYEAGTRSMLLKTARTIRNAKSPYKDAFVAADAQWETPRYWHLLKRAMPELTAFYLLAALDMSRDETGAITTVTPENAVHIDVLLRTFAVSASVTLLCLLLGYPLAALIARSKGSTANTLLILVLLPFWTSLLVRTSAWVVLLQSRGVVNSALAWLGVIDPSQPLELIYNRIGVLIAMTHILLPFMVLPIYSVMKSIPPVYLRAASSLGAPPLSAFWRIYLPMSMPGVSAGGLLVFILALGYYITPALVGGPRDQMVSYYIAYYSNQVTNWGMAAALSAILLVAVLILYAVYNRMVGIDRLRIG from the coding sequence GCACCGCTGATGCTCTTCCTGGTGGCAATCTTCATCGTGCCGATCGGCATGCTTCTTACCCGAAGCGTCGACAACCGCGAAGTAGCGCGAACGCTGCCGAACACCGTCGCGATGCTTTCTTCGTGGGACGGCAGAACCGTACCAGACGAAGCGATCTATGCCGCCCTCGCAACCGACTTGAAGGCATCGTCCCGTGAGGATGTAGCCGAGATCGCCAAACGGCTGAATTATTACGAAGCCGGTACGCGCTCGATGCTTTTGAAAACCGCGCGCACGATCCGCAATGCAAAGTCGCCCTACAAGGATGCCTTCGTCGCAGCGGACGCTCAATGGGAAACGCCCCGTTATTGGCATCTTCTCAAGCGGGCAATGCCTGAGCTTACCGCTTTCTATCTGCTCGCAGCGTTGGACATGAGCCGCGACGAGACTGGCGCTATAACGACAGTCACACCCGAAAACGCTGTTCATATCGATGTACTGCTGCGCACCTTCGCCGTCAGTGCTTCGGTGACGCTGCTGTGCCTGCTGCTTGGTTATCCACTTGCGGCATTGATCGCCCGGTCCAAGGGAAGCACGGCCAACACTTTGCTGATCCTCGTGCTATTGCCCTTCTGGACATCGCTGCTGGTGCGTACGAGCGCCTGGGTCGTGCTATTGCAGAGCCGCGGCGTGGTGAATTCCGCTCTTGCATGGCTTGGCGTCATCGATCCATCGCAGCCGCTGGAACTCATCTACAACCGCATCGGCGTCTTGATCGCGATGACGCATATCCTTCTCCCGTTCATGGTGTTGCCCATCTACAGCGTCATGAAGAGCATCCCGCCGGTCTATTTGCGCGCCGCCTCCTCGCTTGGTGCACCACCGCTGTCGGCCTTCTGGCGCATCTATTTGCCGATGAGCATGCCAGGCGTCAGCGCCGGCGGACTGCTGGTCTTCATCCTTGCCCTCGGCTACTACATCACCCCAGCGCTCGTCGGCGGTCCGCGCGACCAAATGGTCAGTTACTACATTGCCTACTACTCGAACCAGGTGACCAACTGGGGGATGGCGGCGGCATTGAGCGCCATCCTCCTGGTCGCCGTGCTGATCCTTTACGCCGTCTACAATCGCATGGTCGGCATCGATCGTCTGAGGATAGGCTGA